The genome window GTGCGGCGGTGGAGGTCTTGCCGACCCCGCCCTTGAAATTCGCCACGGCGATGACCTTGGCCGGCAGGCCCTCGGGACGCCAGGGGCGGTATTCGCGGGTGGCGACCCCCTCGGCATCGAAATGGTCGCGCAGGGTCAGCACCTCTTCGAGGGTGAACCATTTCGAGCCGCCCTCGCCGGTGCCCTGGGGCAGGTCCGGATGGGCCTTGAGGACGCGGCGGAAATGGGCGGGGGCGACGGGGATGAGGTAGCGGCAGACCTCCCATGTGGAGAACCGGCGCAGGCGCTTCTGGCCGTCCGGGGCATAGCCGCGCCGGGCCAGGTCGTCGCGGCCTTTCGCGGCGAACGCGGCGGCCTTGGCGAAGCGGGCGGTGTCGATCGGATCCGACAGCTTGCGCGCCGCGGCTTCGGGGTCCAGGTTGGTGTATGGGGGTAGGGGGGTCTTGCCTGTGGGGGGCATGCTGTCCTCGGTTATGTGCGCGAGTTTCGCGGATGTTTTGGAAAACATCGCACATGGCGGGGGTTTTGTGAATCTGCTTGACCTGTTCGCGGCGAAATTTCTGGAAATACAAGGATAAAGCGTCGTCGAGATTTAAGACTCTTTAGGAGTTTTGGAATCTTTGCGCTTGGAATATGGTCTTAGATCAAGTTGTTAGGCTTGTTTGGGTCCCCGGATACAGGTCGGAGGGTGCCTGTCTGCGGGTCCAAAGGCACCCGAATACGGGGCGAGAGGCCCCGATTCGCAGGTTTTGGGGGGGCAGACCCCCTTGGATCCCGAGATATTGCGGTTTCGTGGGCGCGGCCATGGGGGTCATCCCGCAAACGGGTGCCTTTCGCAGCCTCCGCATCCCGCAAGAAGGTGCCCCAGGGCGCTGGTGACAGGAACCCGAAGGGGGCTTGAGCGTGGGTGCCTTTGCGCGGATACTGACGGCAAAACACGTCCGAATCGAGCAGGCAGGACATATCATGGCGGAGGGACCCTCCAGCACCCGGCTGACCGGTGCGCTCAAGCGCGGGTCGGTCAAGAAGAACGTGGCCGCGATCCACGTGTCGGGCAAGCTGACCCTGTTGCAGCGCAAGCTGTCCAATGTGCTGCTGCTTAATGCCTATGACACGCTGACGACCCGGTCGCAGCATGCGATCGACGCGCGGACCCTGTGCCAGATGATTGGGTACAATTCGAACGATATGGAGACCCTGAAAACGGCTCTAAGGGGCCTTGCAGAGACGGTTGCGGAGTGGAACATGCTCGATGCGGCCGGGCGCGAGGAATGGGGGGTTTCCAGCCTGCTCAGCTATGCCAAGCTGAAGGACGGGGTGTGCGAATACGGCTACTCGGCGGCCCTGGCGGAGAAGCTGCACGATCCCAAGGTGTTCGCGCTGATCAACCTTGATATCCAGCGGCGGTTCACCTCGGGCCATGCGCTGGCGCTGTATGAAAACTGCTTTCGGTTCGTGCGCACCGGGTCCACGGGGTGGTGGTCGCTGGAACTGTTTCGGCGCCTGATGGGGGTCGATGACAGTGATTATTACAAGAGTTTCAAGCACCTGAACGCCAAGATCATCAAGCCCGCCGTGGCGGAGGTGAACCGCACATCGGACATCTTGGTGACGCCCGAGACCCGCAAGCAGGGGCGGCAGGTGGCGGAAATCCGGTTTCGGATCGCGCGCAATCCGCAATTGTCGATCCTGAATATCGACGATGGCGGCGCGGTGCGGGCGGGGCCGGTTTATGCCCGGCTGCGCGCGCTGGGGGTGGGCGACCGGCTGGCACGGCAATGGATCGCCGAGCATGGGGAGGCAGCAGTCGCGGCCAAGATCGCCTATGTGGACGGCCGGGACGGTGTGCGTAGTCCGGTGGGCTACCTGACTGCGGCGCTGCAAGAGGGCAAAACCCCTGTCGAAGAGCCTGTTTCCGCGCCTGAGCCGGGCAGTCGTGCCGAGCAGTTGCGCCGGGTGCAGGAAATCATCGCCCGGCGCAGTCCGACCCAGCGCGATGCCGACCGGCGGCTGTTCATGAGCCAGCTCGACAGCGCCGAGGCCCGCACGGATTTCGAACGCCACGGCTGGATGTCGCCCCTGAACGCAAAGGCGATCCTGGCGTTCTGGCAGGAATTGCAGCCGGACGCGTTCGGGTGACGGGGCCGTGAGCAGGGGTGATTTGCCCGGGGCGGGCGGGGCCGCTAGATCATGTCCATGACATATCGTGCTTTGATCATTGCGCTCGCCCTGACCGCCGCCACGCCTGGTCTTGCCCAGCAGATCCCGTTCGACGGCTCCTGGCGGGAGCAGGGGTTTCTCAGGCTCTTCACAAACGATTTCGTGCAGAAGGGTGGCTCGCTCGACGTGATTTCCGATGGCACCGTGTCGCTGTTGTGGCGGGCCGTGCCGGAGGGGGCGCGGGATGCGGGCAAGGCGGCCTGGCAATGGGCGGTCTCCGAAGGGGTCGGGCCCACGGACCTGGCGCGCAAGGGGGGCGATGACCGCAACCTCGCGCTTTATTTCGTGTTCACGGATCCGCAGACCGCCGCCACGGTGGATGTGAATTCGGCGCGCAAGCTGTTGCAGGCCGATGGCACGCGCGCGCTTGTCTATGTCTGGGGCGGGGATGCGACCGCGGGCACGGTGCTGCCGAGCCCCTATCATCCGGGGCTGGTGACCGTGATCAAGCGCGGGCCCGGGACCGGGCAGTTTTCCGAGAGCGTTGATCTGCGCGCGGATTACCGGCGGGCCTTCGGGGCGGAGGCGCCGGTGCTGGTGGGTCTGGGCGTGTCGGCCGACAGCGACGATACCGACGGGCGGATCGCCGCGCGGGTCAGTGGGCTGCGGCTCGACTGAGCGCTGGCAGGGCAGGGCGGGCGCGCTAACTCGCATCCCATGACGAAATATATCCATGAACCGCGCGGGCTGGCCGTGCCGAATTCGCGCGCCGGGCGCATGGCCCGTCTGGGCGGCATGGCCGCGGGCGTGGCCGGAAACATGGCCTTCGAGGGGGGCAGGCAGCTTCTGTCCGGGCAGCGGCCGCGGATGGAGGATCTGCTGCTGACGCCGGGGAATGCCGCGCGGATCACCGCGCAGCTGGCGCAGATGCGCGGGGCAGCGATGAAGGTCGGCCAGCTTCTGAGCCTGGAGGGGGGCGATTTCCTGCCGCCGGAGCTGGCCGAGATCCTGGGGCACTTGCGGGCGGATGCGCATTTCATGCCGCCCAAGCAGCTGGACAGTGTCTTGAAAAGGCATTTCGGGCCCGGGTATCGCGGTCGGTTCGCGAAATTCGACGTGCGGCCCGTGGCGGCGGCGAGCATCGGGCAGGTGCACCGGGCGGTCACGAAGGACGGGCGCGACGTGGCGCTGAAGGTGCAGTATCCGGGCGTGCGCGAGAGTATCGACAGCGATGTGCGCAACGTGGGCAGCCTGCTGCGGCTGTCGGGGCTGGTGCCGAAAGAGATCGACCTTGCGCCCCTGATGGAGGAGGCGCGGCGGCAACTGCATGAGGAGGCCGATTACGGGCGCGAGGCGGAGATGCTGTCGCGGTTCGGCGGGCTGCTGGCCGGGGATGACCGGTTCGTGGTGCCGGAGCTTTATGCGGACCTGACCACGCGGGACGTTCTGGGCATGTCGTTCGTCGAGAGCGTGGCAATCGAAGGGCAGGGGGATGCACCGCAGAAGATGCGCGATCGCCTTATGGAGAGCCTGATTTCGCTGATGCTGCGGGAGTTGTTCGAATTCGGGCTGATGCAGACGGATCCGAATTTCGCCAATTACCGGGTGCAGCCGGAAACGGGGCGGCTGGTGCTGCTGGATTTTGGAGCGACGCGGGTGTTCGGGCCGGACCTGGTCGGGCAATATCGCGGGCTGATGCGGGCGGGGTTCGCCGGGGATCGGGGCGCCGTGAATGCCGCGATGGAGGAGATCGGGTTTCTGGAGCCGGAGACCGAGGCGCGGCACCGGGAGCCGATCCTCGACATGGTCGAGATGGCGATGGCGCCCTTGCGCGCGGCGGCGCCGTTCGATTTCGCGGGGACCGGGTTGGCGCGGGACCTGCGGCGGGCGGGGGAGGAATTCGCCGAGGGGCGCGATTTCTGGGTCATTCCGCCGATGGATGCGCTGTACCTGCAGCGCAAGATGGGGGGCATGTTCCTGCTGGGCGCGCGGTTGCGGGCGCATGTGGCGCTGCGGCCCTTGTTAGAGCCGTATTTGTAGCCTTCAGGTCGTCTCGCCCGCCACGAGGTGGAGGGGCAGGGGGGCCGGGGGCGGCGTGTCCTTGCCGGAAAGGCGGTCGCGCAGGAGTGTACCGGCCTGCTGCCCGATCTCGAATCGGGGGGTCTGGATCGTGGTCAGGCGCGGTGTGATGACCTGGCACATGTCGAGGCCGTTGAACCCGGCGAGTGCGAGGGTGTCCGGCACGGCGATCCCGTCCGATTGACAGGCAAAGAGCGCGCCGAGGGCCAGGTCGTCATTGGCGAACACCACGGCGTCAAGCTCCGGGTGGGCGCGGCGCAGGGCGCGCAGGGCGTCCGCCCCCACGCAGAGCGAAGAGGGCGCGTCGGCGATGTGCTGCGCCAGTGGCGCGAGACCGGCGGCGGCGACCGCGCGGGCCAGTGCGTCCTGGCGTTTGGTCGCACGGGTGTCACGCCCGCCCCAGGCCCCGACAAAGCCGATGCGGCTGTAGCCCCGGTCGATCAGGTGTGCGGCCATCATCCGGCCCGCGGCGGCCTGGCTTACGCCTACGCTGAGGTCGATGGGGGGGGCGTCGGTATCCAGAAGCTCGATCACCGGGCCGTCATGGCGGCGCAGCAGGGCGCGGGTGCCGGGGCTGTGTTCGAGCCCCGAGAGGATCACCGCCGCCGGGGTCCAGGACAGAAGATCGCGCAGAATCGTCTCTTCCATTGAGGTTTCATAGCCGGTCATGCCGAGCACGGGGCGAAAGCGGCTGCCACGCAGGGCCGTGTCGATCCCGTCGACGATGGGCGGGAAGACATGGTTGGACATCGAGGGCACGATCACCGCGATCAGGTCGCTGGCCTGGCTGCGCAGGGAGCCGGCGATGCGGTTGCGGCTGTAACCGAGATCTGCGGCGGCGGCTTCGACCTTGGCCCGGAGGGCTTCGGACACGTTGGGCGCGCCGCGCATCACCCGGGAGGCGGAGATCAGGCTGACACCCGCGCGGGCCGCGACGTGTTTCAGGGTCGGGCGGCTGTCGCCATCGGGCACGGGCGTCTCCGGAAGTTTGTCGTGGAACTTGGGCAGCTATGCCCTAGAACAGTAGCATTGACAACGTTACCATCAAGCATGACAACGTTACCAGTTGCAGAAATAGCGACGTTCAGGGAGGAACACATGAAGATTTTGACAGTCACCGCCATGTTGGCGGCCAGCGTGGCGATGACGGGGACGGCCCTGGCCGATGATTTCCCGCAGCGGCCCATCAACCTGATTGCCCCGTTCAACGCCGGGGGCGGCACCGACCTGCTGCTGCGCGGATTCGCGCCGCATTTTGCCGAAGCGATTGGCGGCGACGCCTTCGTGTCGAACATGGCGGGCGGCTCCGGCACCGTGGCGGCGGGTGCGCTGGCCGGGCAGCGGCCCGATGGTTACCAGTTGGGCTATTTCTCGATCACGGTGTCGACCATTCAGCCGCAGATCAAGGACGTGCCCTATGACGTGGACAGCTGGACGCCGATCTGTTCGGTCGCGGCCTCGCCCACCTTGTTGTTTACCACCGCCGACAGCCCCTACACCACCATCGAAGAGGCGGTTGCCGCGATCGAGGCGGAGCCGGGCAAGCTGATCTATGGCTCCTCCGGGCCAGGGGCGATGACCCATCTGACCACCGTGGCGGGCTTTGCCGGTCTGGGCGTGCTGGACAAGCTCAAGCATCTGCCGTTCCAGGGCTCGGGCCCCGCGGTGCAGGCGATGCAGGCGGGCACGATCCAGTTTTTCGGGGATACCGAGATCCTGATGACGCGGGGCGATTTCCGGCCCTTGATGGTGTTCAATGATGAGCGGCTGGAGAATTACCCGGACGTGCCCACGGCCGCCGAGGCCGGGATCGAACCGCCGCTGAACGAGCTGTATCTCTGGGGCGGGTTGTTCGCCCCGGCGGGGGTGGAGCCCGAGGTGGTCGCCAAGCTGGAAGCGGCCTGCGAGGCGGCGGTGAATTCCGAGGGCTTCCAGGAGTTCGCGGCGAACACCGCGACCGTGATCGACTATCGCGGCGCGGAGGAGTTCGAGGCGTTCTTCCGGGCGCAATACGAGGCCAATGGTGCCCTGATCGAGGCTGCGGGCCTGTAAGAGAGCCGCTTTGCGCCGCGTCCGGGGGTCCTCGGGCGCGGCGCTTTCTGGTCGGGGAGGGGCGAGATGGGTCGGATCATGTCTGAGCGCGCGCTGGTGTCCGTCGCGCTCCTGCTCGTGGGGGCGGGACTGATGCTGAGCACCTTCGGGTTGCAGTTCGCCGAGTTGGGCGGCGCGTTCAGCCCGATGTTCTTCCCGCGGATCGTTCTGATGATGTGGGTGGGGCTCGCGCTGCTGAATGTGGTGGCGGACGTGATGGCGCAGCCCGCGCCGCAGCCCATCCGGCTGGCCACGGTCGCCGCGATCGGGTTGGGCGTGCTGGTCTATGTGATCGCCCTGCCGGAGATCGGGTTTTTCTTCGCCTCCGTCCCGCTGGCGCTGGGGATGCTGTGGCTGTTGGAAGTGCGCAGCCCCGTGGCCCTGGTCGGGATCGCGGTTGGGGTGCCCGGGGCCTTGGTGGTGCTGTTCAACCATGTTCTGACCATGCCGCTGCCGGCGTCGCCTTTCCTGTGGTGGATCTGAGATGATCGAGCTTCTGCCCCAGGCCTTCGCGCTGCTGTTGTCGCCGCAGGGATTGCTGGTGCTCAGCGTGGGCACGATGCTGGGCATCGTGCTGGGCGCGCTGCCGGGGATCGGGTCGACCGTGGCGGTGGCGATGATCCTGCCTTTTACCCTGACCATGGATCAGGCGCCCGCGATCCTGCTCTTGCTGGCGATCTATGCCGGGTCGGTTTATGGCGGCTCGATTTCCGCGATCCTGATCAACACGCCGGGCACGCCGCAATCGGCGGCGACCTGTCTCGACGGGTTCCCGATGGCCCAGCGGGGCGAGGCGGGCAAGGCCCTGGGCTGGGCCACCATCGCGTCGGTGGTGGGGGGTCTGACCTCGGCCGTGGTGCTGATCTTCGCGGCCCCGCAACTGGCGGCCTTCGCGCTGAATTTCGGACCGATCGAGACCTTTGCGCTGATCCTTCTGGGCCTGACC of Dinoroseobacter shibae DFL 12 = DSM 16493 contains these proteins:
- a CDS encoding Bug family tripartite tricarboxylate transporter substrate binding protein gives rise to the protein MKILTVTAMLAASVAMTGTALADDFPQRPINLIAPFNAGGGTDLLLRGFAPHFAEAIGGDAFVSNMAGGSGTVAAGALAGQRPDGYQLGYFSITVSTIQPQIKDVPYDVDSWTPICSVAASPTLLFTTADSPYTTIEEAVAAIEAEPGKLIYGSSGPGAMTHLTTVAGFAGLGVLDKLKHLPFQGSGPAVQAMQAGTIQFFGDTEILMTRGDFRPLMVFNDERLENYPDVPTAAEAGIEPPLNELYLWGGLFAPAGVEPEVVAKLEAACEAAVNSEGFQEFAANTATVIDYRGAEEFEAFFRAQYEANGALIEAAGL
- a CDS encoding tripartite tricarboxylate transporter TctB family protein, with translation MGRIMSERALVSVALLLVGAGLMLSTFGLQFAELGGAFSPMFFPRIVLMMWVGLALLNVVADVMAQPAPQPIRLATVAAIGLGVLVYVIALPEIGFFFASVPLALGMLWLLEVRSPVALVGIAVGVPGALVVLFNHVLTMPLPASPFLWWI
- a CDS encoding DUF3047 domain-containing protein — protein: MTYRALIIALALTAATPGLAQQIPFDGSWREQGFLRLFTNDFVQKGGSLDVISDGTVSLLWRAVPEGARDAGKAAWQWAVSEGVGPTDLARKGGDDRNLALYFVFTDPQTAATVDVNSARKLLQADGTRALVYVWGGDATAGTVLPSPYHPGLVTVIKRGPGTGQFSESVDLRADYRRAFGAEAPVLVGLGVSADSDDTDGRIAARVSGLRLD
- a CDS encoding LacI family DNA-binding transcriptional regulator, producing MPDGDSRPTLKHVAARAGVSLISASRVMRGAPNVSEALRAKVEAAAADLGYSRNRIAGSLRSQASDLIAVIVPSMSNHVFPPIVDGIDTALRGSRFRPVLGMTGYETSMEETILRDLLSWTPAAVILSGLEHSPGTRALLRRHDGPVIELLDTDAPPIDLSVGVSQAAAGRMMAAHLIDRGYSRIGFVGAWGGRDTRATKRQDALARAVAAAGLAPLAQHIADAPSSLCVGADALRALRRAHPELDAVVFANDDLALGALFACQSDGIAVPDTLALAGFNGLDMCQVITPRLTTIQTPRFEIGQQAGTLLRDRLSGKDTPPPAPLPLHLVAGETT
- a CDS encoding ABC1 kinase family protein; this translates as MTKYIHEPRGLAVPNSRAGRMARLGGMAAGVAGNMAFEGGRQLLSGQRPRMEDLLLTPGNAARITAQLAQMRGAAMKVGQLLSLEGGDFLPPELAEILGHLRADAHFMPPKQLDSVLKRHFGPGYRGRFAKFDVRPVAAASIGQVHRAVTKDGRDVALKVQYPGVRESIDSDVRNVGSLLRLSGLVPKEIDLAPLMEEARRQLHEEADYGREAEMLSRFGGLLAGDDRFVVPELYADLTTRDVLGMSFVESVAIEGQGDAPQKMRDRLMESLISLMLRELFEFGLMQTDPNFANYRVQPETGRLVLLDFGATRVFGPDLVGQYRGLMRAGFAGDRGAVNAAMEEIGFLEPETEARHREPILDMVEMAMAPLRAAAPFDFAGTGLARDLRRAGEEFAEGRDFWVIPPMDALYLQRKMGGMFLLGARLRAHVALRPLLEPYL
- a CDS encoding replication initiation protein; its protein translation is MAEGPSSTRLTGALKRGSVKKNVAAIHVSGKLTLLQRKLSNVLLLNAYDTLTTRSQHAIDARTLCQMIGYNSNDMETLKTALRGLAETVAEWNMLDAAGREEWGVSSLLSYAKLKDGVCEYGYSAALAEKLHDPKVFALINLDIQRRFTSGHALALYENCFRFVRTGSTGWWSLELFRRLMGVDDSDYYKSFKHLNAKIIKPAVAEVNRTSDILVTPETRKQGRQVAEIRFRIARNPQLSILNIDDGGAVRAGPVYARLRALGVGDRLARQWIAEHGEAAVAAKIAYVDGRDGVRSPVGYLTAALQEGKTPVEEPVSAPEPGSRAEQLRRVQEIIARRSPTQRDADRRLFMSQLDSAEARTDFERHGWMSPLNAKAILAFWQELQPDAFG